A genomic stretch from Sphingobacterium sp. ML3W includes:
- a CDS encoding TolC family protein: protein MKRIYIYSTLCFLLTYMKVDAQQVEQETGEKDVVKVETATNGDKQDTKRSLAECIQLAIKANPTLLQNELAVRRAEVNLSQAKSNRLPDLNGRLGHSLTSGRSVDNATNQYITRNNSSGNFGLDASVPVFNGFRILNDIRMRADAKTAGKLEFDSQVNALKLDVITAYIQVLTAQDVLKQSEMQTEVTREQVRRAESMQKEGAINPGDYFDLKGQLANDINMIESNKQRLYTNRVKLAGFLNVDEAQLGDLQALELKTDAQKLDATALYKLATESLPDIPALEWRIKAAEKNIKIAQSSYWPSLSLNGGLSSNYSKNVTTGGYWYQMKNNLGKSVSLNLSIPVFNRFKVKNDVKLAKLDLESSKFQREIALNNLRAETANAVFNLKNASNTITQLHEQNTNYAESFRIAKVVFELGNSNSVIFLTAKTKYDNSQIQLVVKQYEWLLQKYINDYYAGSLNL from the coding sequence ATGAAGAGAATCTATATATATAGTACATTATGTTTTTTGCTGACTTACATGAAAGTTGACGCACAGCAGGTTGAGCAAGAAACAGGGGAGAAGGACGTTGTAAAAGTAGAAACTGCCACTAACGGAGATAAGCAGGATACAAAACGCAGCCTAGCCGAATGTATCCAATTGGCGATAAAAGCCAATCCTACCTTATTACAAAATGAATTAGCTGTTAGACGTGCGGAGGTGAATCTTTCGCAAGCCAAATCGAATCGATTGCCTGATTTAAATGGACGTTTAGGCCATAGCCTTACTTCAGGACGTTCGGTTGATAACGCGACAAATCAGTATATTACTAGAAATAACTCATCTGGAAATTTTGGGTTGGATGCTAGTGTACCCGTTTTTAATGGATTTCGCATATTGAATGATATTCGGATGCGGGCAGATGCGAAGACGGCTGGAAAGCTTGAATTTGATTCGCAGGTCAACGCGTTGAAACTGGATGTTATTACGGCTTATATTCAAGTATTAACAGCACAAGATGTGTTGAAGCAATCGGAGATGCAGACAGAGGTCACACGTGAGCAGGTGCGTCGTGCAGAATCGATGCAAAAAGAAGGGGCAATTAATCCCGGTGATTATTTTGATCTGAAAGGGCAACTTGCTAACGATATCAATATGATCGAAAGCAATAAACAGCGACTTTATACGAACCGTGTGAAGTTGGCCGGGTTTTTAAATGTAGACGAGGCACAATTGGGCGATTTACAAGCATTGGAATTAAAGACTGATGCACAAAAATTGGACGCTACAGCACTTTATAAATTGGCGACGGAGAGCCTTCCAGATATCCCGGCACTGGAATGGAGGATTAAGGCGGCCGAAAAGAATATCAAAATAGCACAATCATCCTATTGGCCTTCTTTATCTTTAAATGGTGGGTTGAGTTCGAATTATTCTAAAAATGTAACGACTGGAGGTTATTGGTATCAGATGAAAAATAATCTTGGGAAGTCTGTATCATTAAATCTTTCAATACCTGTTTTTAATAGATTTAAGGTTAAGAATGATGTTAAACTGGCTAAACTAGATTTGGAATCAAGTAAATTTCAACGCGAGATTGCGCTGAATAATTTAAGGGCCGAGACTGCAAATGCGGTTTTTAACCTGAAAAATGCTAGCAATACGATCACGCAATTGCATGAGCAAAATACAAATTATGCTGAATCATTTCGTATCGCTAAGGTTGTCTTTGAACTGGGAAATAGTAATTCAGTCATATTTTTAACTGCAAAGACAAAATATGATAATAGCCAGATTCAATTGGTTGTCAAGCAGTATGAGTGGCTGCTACAAAAATATATCAATGATTATTACGCTGGCTCGTTAAATTTATAG
- a CDS encoding HlyD family efflux transporter periplasmic adaptor subunit, giving the protein MDRPLEKKKWNSKRIMTIVGIAGIVGLIGASFYFTSGKSKLNVEADRISIVEIKNGNFQEFIPINGTVLPISSIYLDASVGGRVEEKFVEDGTVLKKGDPIMRLSNTDQELTLVQQETQVLNLLTQSQIAQTNAQQASINNRNQMADVEQAFREAERIYRLNQKLLNEKAIGSQEFEKSKNEYNYQKERVNLTKQILKQDEISNAQKTNQDKQTYQRTQSALELMKRKIGDLIVRSPVDGQLTAFDAEIGQNKNAGERLGQIDVLTGFKVRADIDEHYINRIFPDLQGEFSIGDKTYKLRIKKVYTQVTNGRFQVDMEFINEVPKGIRRGQTLQIRLALSDETKALLLAKGGFYQQTGGNWIFKLDKNGNTAYRIDIQLGRQNPEYYEVIKGLQPGDKVVVSSYETYDKVQELSIKR; this is encoded by the coding sequence ATGGACAGACCTTTAGAAAAGAAGAAGTGGAATAGCAAACGCATTATGACCATTGTAGGGATTGCTGGCATCGTTGGATTAATCGGCGCGAGCTTTTACTTTACCTCGGGCAAAAGCAAGCTAAATGTAGAAGCGGACCGTATCTCTATTGTCGAAATAAAAAATGGTAACTTTCAGGAATTCATTCCAATCAATGGTACAGTGCTTCCGATCAGCAGCATCTATCTCGATGCTTCTGTAGGTGGTCGTGTGGAGGAAAAATTTGTTGAAGATGGTACTGTCTTAAAAAAAGGTGATCCGATTATGCGTCTATCCAATACAGATCAGGAGCTCACATTAGTTCAACAGGAAACTCAAGTACTGAACCTTTTGACACAGTCGCAAATCGCGCAGACCAATGCACAACAAGCATCTATTAACAACCGTAACCAGATGGCAGATGTCGAACAGGCTTTTAGAGAAGCGGAGCGGATCTATCGTTTAAATCAGAAATTGCTTAACGAAAAAGCCATTGGATCACAGGAATTTGAAAAATCAAAAAATGAATATAATTACCAAAAGGAACGAGTCAATCTAACGAAACAGATCCTAAAACAAGACGAAATATCCAACGCTCAGAAAACCAATCAGGACAAACAGACTTACCAACGTACACAAAGTGCATTGGAATTAATGAAACGGAAAATCGGTGACCTCATTGTGCGGTCACCTGTAGATGGTCAGTTAACAGCCTTTGATGCCGAAATTGGACAGAACAAAAATGCGGGCGAACGCTTGGGACAGATCGACGTATTGACTGGATTTAAAGTGCGTGCTGATATTGATGAGCATTATATTAACCGTATTTTCCCAGATCTACAGGGCGAGTTTTCCATTGGTGACAAAACCTACAAGCTTCGTATTAAAAAGGTATACACACAGGTAACGAACGGCCGCTTCCAAGTTGATATGGAATTTATCAATGAAGTACCCAAAGGAATCCGCCGCGGACAAACGTTACAGATACGTCTCGCCTTAAGTGATGAAACAAAAGCATTATTATTAGCTAAAGGCGGTTTCTATCAGCAGACTGGCGGCAACTGGATCTTCAAGCTCGATAAGAATGGAAATACAGCCTATCGTATCGACATTCAACTGGGGAGACAGAACCCTGAATATTATGAAGTTATCAAAGGGTTACAACCCGGAGACAAGGTAGTCGTATCAAGCTACGAAACATATGATAAAGTACAGGAATTAAGTATTAAAAGGTAA
- a CDS encoding sigma-54 dependent transcriptional regulator: MKKASILVVDDDQDLLTAARILLKPKVSHVQVESNPENLIGHLEKMPYDLVLLDMNFKSTINTGNEGLYWLSRIKEKFPQVHVIMITAYGAVDLAVKSLKQGAADFVVKPWENEQLLATIESTLAESKNREKKNKSSLLRSSNSPDLIGNSVVMDELQYKLEKIAPTDANILILGENGTGKDLIAQAIQRRSLRSDQVYVKVDVGALTETLFESELFGYKKGAFTDAREDRQGRFEAANGGTLFLDEIGNISLQQQAKLLTVLQNRQVTPLGSYQPIPVDIRLISATNVSLKHLADESRFRKDLIYRINTVEIQVPPLRDRGEDIRLLAAHFLDIYAKKYNKRIEGFEPDAIKKLFAYHFPGNVRELQYSIERAVIMADQVSIAGNDLFFSPIEQQAEQVVVESVPSSQNLEELERKAIKSAIERYNGNISKAAKELGLTRAALYRRLEKYDI; this comes from the coding sequence ATGAAAAAAGCATCTATTTTAGTTGTCGACGATGACCAAGATTTACTTACGGCAGCACGGATCTTGCTAAAACCTAAAGTCAGCCATGTTCAAGTCGAATCTAATCCAGAGAACCTAATTGGGCATTTGGAGAAAATGCCTTATGACCTTGTGCTTCTGGATATGAATTTCAAAAGCACAATCAATACCGGAAATGAGGGTTTATATTGGTTGTCGCGGATCAAGGAAAAATTTCCACAGGTTCATGTGATTATGATCACAGCCTATGGGGCTGTGGATCTGGCTGTAAAATCGCTGAAACAGGGTGCCGCTGATTTTGTGGTCAAGCCTTGGGAAAACGAACAGTTGCTGGCAACAATTGAAAGCACGCTTGCAGAATCAAAAAATAGAGAAAAGAAAAATAAGAGTTCGCTGTTACGTTCCAGTAATAGTCCGGATCTGATCGGTAACTCAGTTGTCATGGACGAACTGCAATATAAGCTTGAGAAGATAGCACCAACGGATGCTAATATCTTGATTTTGGGTGAAAATGGTACAGGTAAGGATTTGATTGCACAAGCTATTCAACGGCGCTCGTTGCGCTCGGATCAGGTCTATGTGAAAGTTGACGTAGGTGCGTTGACAGAGACATTGTTTGAAAGTGAACTTTTCGGCTATAAAAAAGGGGCATTCACAGATGCGCGGGAAGACCGTCAGGGACGTTTTGAAGCGGCAAATGGTGGAACGTTGTTTCTGGATGAAATCGGAAATATCTCGTTACAGCAACAGGCCAAACTATTGACTGTGCTGCAAAATCGACAAGTTACGCCGTTGGGTTCTTATCAACCTATCCCTGTGGATATACGCCTAATCTCCGCAACCAATGTATCCCTTAAACACTTGGCCGACGAAAGCCGTTTTCGAAAGGATTTGATTTATCGGATCAATACCGTGGAAATTCAAGTTCCTCCTTTACGGGATAGGGGAGAAGATATTAGACTATTGGCGGCACATTTTCTGGATATCTATGCGAAGAAGTACAATAAACGGATAGAAGGATTTGAACCGGATGCCATAAAAAAGCTCTTTGCTTACCACTTTCCTGGAAATGTGCGTGAGTTGCAATACAGTATCGAACGGGCTGTTATCATGGCCGATCAAGTAAGTATTGCTGGAAATGATCTGTTTTTCTCTCCTATTGAGCAGCAAGCTGAACAGGTCGTTGTTGAATCAGTTCCTAGTAGTCAAAATCTAGAAGAGCTGGAGCGAAAAGCCATTAAGTCGGCCATAGAACGTTATAATGGAAATATCAGTAAGGCAGCAAAGGAATTGGGGCTTACTCGTGCGGCACTCTATAGGCGTTTGGAGAAATACGATATCTAG
- a CDS encoding BamA/TamA family outer membrane protein: protein MQILSQSLSKLTRYTTLCALFIAGTGDLKAQNIIQKLSKKFLSAEKDSTRSGSFMVLPAVGYAQETGVEYGLASSYNFYLDKSDPHIRTSTMTLMGTFTSKHQSNFKFQTDLWTKNNDYHFVSEIRYRNWPFNYYGIGMDTWKTDEERVDQKLFRVKLEAEKKIGNNLYSGINIQYDNFSIRSDSSDHIFNQSNLIGKEGGQQLLLGVSQLFDNRDNVSYSTRGYYAKLRLAYAPKLWTREDFNGANLDLDLRGFIPLHQKVTLALQGIFRSTFGKTIPFYNYRELGGDMMMRGYYLGRYRDKNYLASQAELRYRFHPRFGIVGFSGIGSTFSKENSSRYVPSYGGGLRYFFSLEHNSSIRFDYSYGEQRAGEKRQSGFYLSLSEAF from the coding sequence ATGCAAATTTTATCGCAATCACTTTCAAAACTTACCCGGTATACAACGCTCTGTGCTTTGTTTATAGCCGGAACAGGCGATTTGAAAGCTCAAAATATTATTCAAAAATTGAGTAAAAAATTCCTTTCTGCCGAAAAGGACTCTACCCGTTCAGGCAGTTTTATGGTTTTACCCGCTGTCGGTTACGCACAAGAAACAGGAGTAGAATATGGATTAGCCAGCTCATATAATTTTTACCTGGACAAGTCAGATCCCCATATCCGTACCTCCACGATGACATTAATGGGAACCTTTACATCCAAACATCAGTCAAATTTTAAATTTCAAACTGATCTTTGGACAAAAAATAACGACTACCATTTCGTCAGTGAAATCCGTTATCGCAACTGGCCTTTTAATTATTATGGCATTGGTATGGATACCTGGAAGACCGATGAAGAACGCGTTGACCAAAAGCTATTTCGTGTAAAATTGGAAGCGGAGAAAAAAATCGGCAACAATCTGTATTCCGGAATCAATATACAGTACGATAATTTTTCGATCCGTAGCGATAGTAGCGACCATATATTTAACCAATCTAATCTCATTGGAAAAGAGGGTGGGCAACAATTGCTGCTCGGCGTATCTCAGTTATTTGACAACCGAGACAATGTTTCCTATAGTACACGTGGTTATTATGCCAAATTACGACTGGCCTATGCACCGAAATTATGGACCAGAGAAGACTTTAATGGAGCAAATCTAGACCTAGACCTTCGCGGATTTATTCCATTACATCAGAAGGTCACATTGGCCCTTCAGGGGATCTTTCGTTCGACATTCGGAAAAACAATTCCGTTCTATAATTACCGTGAACTAGGTGGTGATATGATGATGCGCGGGTATTACCTCGGCCGTTATCGTGACAAGAACTACCTCGCTTCGCAAGCCGAATTACGTTATCGTTTTCATCCTCGTTTTGGCATTGTCGGTTTTTCGGGAATTGGATCAACCTTTTCAAAAGAAAATAGCAGTAGGTATGTGCCAAGTTATGGCGGCGGACTACGCTACTTCTTTAGTTTAGAGCACAATAGTAGTATTCGGTTTGATTATTCTTATGGTGAACAAAGGGCCGGTGAAAAACGTCAATCGGGCTTCTACCTATCTTTAAGTGAAGCTTTTTAA
- a CDS encoding ABC transporter ATP-binding protein has translation MIKITNLQKYYRTEEVETVALNNLNIHVKEGEFVAVMGPSGCGKSTLLNIIGLLDDLDEGSYLFNEIEVAKFKERGRSDLRKHNIGFVFQSFNLIDELTVFENVELPLVYTNVPAAERKKRVEEVLEKVQIMHRRNHFPQQLSGGQQQRVAVARAVVNNPKLILADEPTGNLDSNNGNEVMQLLTELNEAGTTIVMVTHSEHDAKFSDRVIRMLDGQVIMETTSLGS, from the coding sequence ATGATTAAAATAACCAATCTTCAAAAGTATTACCGCACGGAAGAAGTAGAGACTGTCGCATTGAACAATTTGAATATTCACGTAAAAGAAGGTGAATTTGTTGCCGTGATGGGTCCTTCTGGTTGTGGCAAATCAACTTTACTGAATATAATCGGACTATTGGATGATCTGGATGAAGGGAGCTATTTATTCAACGAGATCGAAGTGGCCAAATTTAAAGAACGCGGCCGTTCGGATCTGCGTAAGCACAATATCGGTTTCGTATTCCAGAGTTTTAATCTGATTGATGAATTGACGGTATTTGAAAACGTGGAACTTCCTCTTGTCTATACCAATGTCCCAGCAGCCGAACGTAAAAAACGTGTCGAAGAAGTATTGGAGAAGGTACAGATCATGCACCGCCGCAATCACTTTCCACAACAGCTTTCCGGAGGACAGCAACAGCGTGTAGCCGTTGCCCGTGCAGTCGTCAATAATCCCAAATTAATTCTTGCCGATGAGCCTACTGGTAATCTGGATTCCAACAATGGTAACGAAGTGATGCAGCTCTTAACGGAGTTGAACGAAGCTGGCACAACCATCGTCATGGTAACCCACAGTGAACACGACGCCAAATTTTCGGATCGTGTCATCCGTATGCTGGATGGTCAGGTCATTATGGAAACAACATCATTAGGATCCTAG
- a CDS encoding HAMP domain-containing sensor histidine kinase: protein MRHGKILNVIKIILLLVAAVVGAYLLMKCEYVQASLIFCIMLYLGFNLYAQYNFLERQLVEFAEAVKYRDFTRRFLVKNPKSVEGQLFLAFNQINETYKEINIKQEIQHQYLDRVINMLNSAIIFYEMDTGKVMWVNDAFKQLFHLPHLGNIAGLKKKNPDLYEKTMLLDNGRQQMESIQSSKGKIKLLIQSSSFETQDAIFRIVVYQNINEAIDETETKAWHKLLRVLTHEIMNSIAPISSLAETLNGRLDHFRGHEDIDDLKTGISTIKRRSEGLLHFAKSYRMINKVDQPQVAPIQVSQLFEHIYQLLEPTLIQKNIDVDIILKNTRLILYADVNLIEQVIINLMLNAIDAVKTREAAYISLSALEIDGSVQIRIEDNGSGIPADLQEQIFTPFFTTKKTGTGVGLTLSKQIMLLHKGTIFLNSIEGEGSAFILQF, encoded by the coding sequence ATGAGACATGGAAAGATTTTAAATGTAATTAAGATTATTTTGCTGTTGGTAGCTGCGGTTGTCGGCGCCTACCTATTGATGAAGTGTGAGTATGTACAGGCGTCTTTGATCTTTTGTATTATGCTCTATCTTGGCTTTAATTTATATGCCCAGTATAATTTTTTGGAAAGACAGCTTGTGGAATTTGCTGAGGCAGTTAAATATCGAGATTTCACACGACGTTTTTTGGTGAAAAACCCAAAATCGGTTGAGGGACAGCTTTTCCTCGCTTTTAATCAAATTAACGAAACGTATAAGGAAATTAATATTAAACAGGAGATACAGCACCAGTACCTTGATCGTGTCATCAATATGCTTAACTCGGCTATTATCTTCTATGAAATGGACACGGGAAAAGTAATGTGGGTGAATGATGCCTTCAAACAGCTTTTTCATCTACCACACCTAGGGAATATTGCTGGACTGAAAAAGAAAAATCCTGACCTTTATGAAAAGACCATGTTACTGGATAATGGGCGGCAACAAATGGAGTCTATTCAGTCAAGTAAAGGAAAGATAAAATTGTTGATTCAGAGTTCTAGTTTTGAAACACAAGATGCTATATTTCGCATTGTCGTTTATCAAAATATTAACGAAGCTATTGACGAGACTGAGACAAAAGCCTGGCATAAATTATTGCGTGTACTTACGCACGAGATCATGAATTCTATCGCGCCGATCAGTTCGTTGGCCGAAACACTTAACGGACGTTTGGATCATTTCAGGGGACATGAGGACATCGATGATTTAAAAACAGGTATATCCACCATCAAACGTCGAAGTGAGGGGCTTTTACATTTTGCAAAAAGCTACCGCATGATCAACAAGGTGGATCAGCCACAGGTGGCTCCGATTCAGGTTTCCCAATTATTTGAACATATCTATCAGTTGCTCGAGCCGACACTAATTCAGAAAAATATTGATGTTGATATCATCTTAAAGAATACCCGGTTGATACTGTATGCTGATGTCAACTTGATCGAACAAGTTATTATCAATCTGATGCTAAATGCGATTGATGCAGTAAAGACCAGGGAGGCGGCTTATATTAGTTTGTCTGCACTGGAAATTGACGGAAGCGTGCAAATTCGTATCGAAGATAATGGTTCCGGGATTCCCGCTGATCTCCAGGAACAGATATTTACACCTTTTTTTACAACAAAGAAAACGGGAACAGGGGTTGGCCTGACCCTGAGCAAGCAAATTATGTTGCTGCATAAGGGTACAATCTTTCTCAATAGTATTGAGGGAGAAGGTAGTGCTTTTATACTTCAATTTTAA
- a CDS encoding ABC transporter permease, which translates to MIKNFIKTAFRNLWKTKGYSFLNIFGLAIGIAAAALIFLWVENQLSYNDNFPNKKDIYIVKSKQTYDGATFVFESTPGPLAQNIAKEIPGIKHAVRMTWNSPMLFSVGDNNLFQNGLYADATVADVLSLEFMEGDRKTAFDKVDNIILSESGAKKLFGNQPALGKTVKTNNKDLYIVSAITKDLPKNSSYEFQWLIPFKKFESTQDWLTRWDNNGIQTLIQVEENANVDRINKQLMNYVKNRTNGEVTFSQNFLYPMERWITYNRFDNSGNEIEGSLKNIRLFTIIAWIVLLIACINFMNLATARSEKRAKEVGMRKVVGASRQSLIGQFLAESLVLASISSLVAILLVYICIRPFNTMIGQDLQVDLLKPMHLAFVITITLICGLFAGSYPAFFLSAFKPLSTIKGAKQKAGTGSLIRKGLVVLQYTASVVLIICTIIIYQQIQHNKNKDLGFDKSQVLTTALQGDMAKHLPLIKNQLIATGLVEQVGVSDVSILNIYNNTSGFNWEGKDPNKSILIGMFRADEGLVPALDLKMFDGRNFHANLLGDSTSVLINETLAKLIRKDGHVVGSILNYGEENYTIAGVVKNFVYNNVYADPDPMLFIPLVRESGLLNIRTKAGIDLPQAIQQIEKIIVKNNPGFPFDYKFLDETFNSKFQAELFIQQLSSVFAIISIIISCLGLFGLAAFATEQRAKEISIRKVLGASVSGLIQMLNREFIILIGISCIIAFPIAWIFMHKWLADYAHHVTISWTVFVLSGLSAIIIALLTISSQAFKAAIANPTKTLRDE; encoded by the coding sequence ATGATAAAGAACTTTATAAAAACAGCCTTTCGAAACCTTTGGAAAACCAAAGGTTACAGCTTTCTCAATATTTTTGGGTTAGCGATTGGCATTGCAGCGGCAGCGTTGATCTTTTTATGGGTAGAAAATCAGTTAAGTTATAACGATAACTTCCCCAACAAAAAGGATATCTACATCGTCAAGTCAAAACAGACCTATGATGGTGCAACCTTTGTGTTCGAATCAACCCCCGGTCCCCTGGCACAAAATATAGCGAAAGAGATTCCAGGCATTAAACATGCCGTACGTATGACATGGAATAGCCCAATGTTATTCTCTGTTGGTGACAACAATTTATTTCAAAATGGGCTATATGCTGATGCGACCGTTGCGGACGTGCTTTCCCTTGAATTTATGGAGGGAGATCGTAAGACCGCGTTTGACAAAGTAGATAACATCATTTTATCAGAATCTGGTGCGAAAAAATTATTTGGTAACCAACCAGCTCTAGGCAAAACAGTGAAGACCAATAACAAGGACCTTTACATCGTTTCAGCCATTACAAAAGACCTCCCTAAAAATAGTAGTTATGAATTTCAATGGTTAATTCCCTTCAAAAAATTTGAGTCTACCCAAGACTGGCTGACCAGATGGGACAATAATGGTATCCAGACTTTAATTCAGGTTGAAGAAAATGCAAATGTTGATCGTATCAACAAACAGCTAATGAACTACGTCAAAAACAGAACCAATGGAGAGGTTACTTTTTCACAAAACTTCCTATATCCAATGGAAAGATGGATTACGTATAACCGTTTTGACAACAGTGGAAATGAGATAGAAGGAAGCTTAAAAAATATTCGTCTATTCACCATTATTGCGTGGATCGTTTTGCTGATTGCCTGTATCAATTTTATGAATCTCGCTACCGCCAGATCCGAAAAAAGAGCAAAAGAAGTCGGTATGCGCAAAGTTGTCGGCGCAAGTCGTCAATCGTTGATCGGTCAATTTCTCGCAGAATCATTGGTCCTAGCCTCTATCTCCTCTTTAGTCGCTATTTTATTGGTTTATATCTGTATTCGGCCATTTAATACCATGATTGGCCAAGACCTTCAGGTCGATTTATTAAAACCGATGCATCTTGCCTTTGTCATCACAATTACTTTAATATGCGGACTATTTGCAGGAAGCTATCCCGCATTCTTTCTGTCCGCTTTTAAACCACTATCTACGATCAAAGGAGCAAAGCAGAAAGCCGGGACCGGAAGTCTTATCCGCAAGGGATTAGTTGTGCTACAGTATACCGCATCAGTTGTACTGATCATTTGTACGATTATCATTTATCAGCAAATACAACACAACAAAAATAAAGACCTGGGTTTTGACAAGAGCCAGGTACTGACCACCGCATTGCAAGGGGACATGGCCAAACATCTTCCCCTGATCAAAAACCAGCTCATCGCAACTGGATTAGTGGAGCAGGTCGGTGTCAGTGATGTGAGTATTCTCAACATTTACAATAACACCTCTGGCTTCAATTGGGAAGGAAAAGATCCCAACAAGAGTATTCTGATCGGAATGTTTCGCGCAGATGAAGGATTAGTACCCGCATTAGATCTTAAAATGTTTGATGGAAGAAACTTCCACGCCAACTTACTAGGTGACAGCACTTCGGTTCTTATTAATGAAACCCTGGCTAAATTAATCCGCAAAGATGGTCATGTAGTGGGTAGTATCCTTAATTACGGCGAAGAAAATTATACTATTGCCGGAGTCGTCAAAAACTTTGTTTATAACAACGTGTATGCCGATCCAGATCCGATGTTATTTATTCCGCTAGTCAGAGAGAGTGGCCTATTGAATATCCGGACAAAAGCAGGGATTGACCTCCCACAAGCTATTCAGCAAATTGAAAAGATTATTGTAAAAAATAACCCCGGATTTCCTTTCGATTACAAATTTTTGGATGAAACCTTCAATAGCAAATTTCAGGCTGAACTTTTTATACAACAGCTATCCAGCGTATTTGCGATTATATCCATTATTATTTCATGCTTAGGTCTATTTGGTTTAGCCGCCTTTGCGACAGAACAACGTGCCAAAGAGATCAGTATACGTAAAGTCCTCGGTGCCTCTGTTTCAGGCCTTATTCAGATGCTTAATCGCGAATTTATTATCCTTATTGGTATCTCCTGTATCATTGCATTCCCGATTGCCTGGATTTTCATGCACAAATGGCTCGCAGATTATGCACATCACGTCACTATTTCTTGGACAGTCTTTGTACTGAGTGGCCTATCTGCGATAATAATAGCCTTATTAACGATTAGCTCACAAGCTTTTAAAGCAGCAATAGCCAATCCGACCAAGACACTCAGAGACGAATAA